The proteins below come from a single Micromonospora citrea genomic window:
- a CDS encoding FtsK/SpoIIIE domain-containing protein, with product MDAVTGPKARTNRAAALHRRAAATASAAAGILDDTRPVPADQHRQYELADRLRSAAAVLAPGWAGADLETVAATAPAGEGPPPFVRLGTAAPLDDARFPALVPLVGTGHLAVDVDARDPRVAGLLRAVLLRVLAATPAGALLVRAVDATGEALAPFAALADAGLLPPPAVDVAGLRAVLTEAEQWVAPGASGRRRHDRTLLLVFAALPEQTGPTDLARVEALAEHGRSAGLHLVVAGWPPAGPYADRAPLPQATTLAIRNAYALLGDPPGGSFAGPGAEPPGGLNSPVFIEADPPAELVDAVCRRLAAQVEAGSRLALTDLLPPPGEELWAATAVDGLATTVGDAGGRPVSLGFTELTPHWLVSGRSGAGRSTFLTTALLGLVARYGPDELALYLVDLADAESFVEFLQTERDRSWIPQVRAAALAADREYVLSLLDELTAEVRRREEAGSRAGGQRFAELRQHRAMPRIVCVLDNLPLLFAERDRLAADVAARLDALARTGRAYGVHLVLAGEGDLGLGSRTDRDSVLGQFPVRVALPGGGAVLEPTNDSAAGLPVGSAVVNTAGGLGGPRGAIRGHERMVRFPDPQDHPDTVAELRHRLWSARPEGAVPPVVFAGYARPLLRNDPRHRAALAGRAPGPAALLGRAMDVPRTTVAVPLGPAPGRNLAVLGPGPEAARLLATAARSTAAHHPPGSARFVLAAPDDDCRPLVDALAAELAGRHPVETVDAAGLLAAVDDAGPAYLVVFGLDVPSPEQLPPERLRALLREGPAAGRHLLGRWRTAPSFAALLEPDGEVDKLAAVAVVDLPGAQLASVFGRPVEWRPRPGRAVLWDSPGERGVVLVPFADEGEPA from the coding sequence GTGGACGCGGTGACGGGTCCGAAGGCACGTACGAACCGCGCCGCCGCCCTGCACCGGCGGGCCGCCGCCACCGCGTCCGCGGCCGCCGGCATCCTCGACGACACCCGTCCCGTCCCCGCCGACCAGCACCGGCAGTACGAGCTGGCCGACCGGCTCCGGTCGGCGGCGGCGGTGCTCGCCCCGGGCTGGGCTGGCGCCGACCTGGAGACGGTCGCCGCGACCGCACCGGCCGGCGAGGGGCCGCCCCCGTTCGTCCGGCTCGGCACGGCGGCGCCGCTGGACGACGCGCGCTTCCCCGCGTTGGTGCCGCTTGTCGGCACCGGGCATCTCGCGGTGGATGTCGACGCCCGGGATCCGCGGGTGGCGGGGCTGCTCCGGGCCGTACTGCTGCGGGTGTTGGCGGCGACCCCGGCCGGGGCGCTGCTGGTGCGCGCGGTGGACGCCACGGGTGAGGCGCTGGCGCCGTTCGCGGCGCTGGCGGACGCGGGTCTGCTGCCGCCCCCGGCGGTGGACGTCGCGGGCCTGCGGGCCGTGCTCACCGAGGCGGAGCAGTGGGTGGCCCCGGGGGCGAGCGGGCGCCGCCGGCACGACCGGACGCTGCTGCTGGTGTTCGCCGCGCTGCCGGAGCAGACGGGCCCCACCGACCTGGCCCGGGTCGAGGCGCTGGCCGAGCACGGCCGCTCCGCCGGGCTGCACCTCGTGGTGGCCGGCTGGCCCCCGGCGGGCCCGTACGCCGACCGGGCGCCGCTGCCGCAGGCGACGACGCTGGCGATCCGCAACGCGTACGCGCTGCTGGGTGATCCGCCGGGCGGGTCGTTCGCGGGCCCCGGGGCCGAGCCTCCGGGCGGGCTGAACTCCCCGGTCTTCATCGAGGCGGATCCGCCGGCCGAGCTCGTCGACGCGGTCTGTCGCCGGTTGGCCGCGCAGGTGGAGGCGGGTTCCCGGCTTGCCCTGACCGATCTGCTGCCGCCGCCCGGCGAGGAGCTGTGGGCGGCGACCGCCGTCGACGGGCTCGCGACCACCGTCGGCGACGCGGGCGGGCGGCCGGTGTCGCTGGGGTTCACGGAGCTGACGCCGCACTGGCTGGTGAGCGGCCGCTCCGGTGCGGGCCGGTCCACGTTCCTCACCACGGCGCTGCTCGGTCTGGTGGCCCGGTACGGCCCCGACGAGCTGGCCCTCTACCTGGTGGACCTCGCCGACGCCGAGTCCTTCGTGGAGTTCCTGCAGACCGAGCGGGACCGCTCGTGGATCCCGCAGGTCCGGGCCGCCGCGCTGGCGGCCGACCGGGAGTACGTGCTGAGCCTGCTCGACGAACTGACGGCGGAGGTGCGCCGCCGGGAGGAGGCCGGCAGCCGGGCGGGCGGGCAGCGCTTCGCCGAGCTGCGGCAGCACCGGGCCATGCCCCGGATCGTCTGCGTGCTGGACAATCTCCCGCTGCTGTTCGCCGAGCGCGACCGGCTCGCCGCGGACGTCGCCGCCCGGCTGGACGCGCTGGCCCGCACCGGGCGCGCGTACGGGGTGCACCTGGTGCTGGCCGGCGAGGGGGACCTGGGGTTGGGTTCGCGTACGGACCGCGACTCGGTGCTGGGGCAGTTCCCGGTGCGGGTGGCGCTGCCCGGCGGGGGCGCGGTGCTGGAGCCGACGAACGATTCGGCCGCCGGGCTGCCGGTGGGCAGTGCCGTGGTGAACACGGCGGGCGGGCTCGGCGGACCCCGGGGCGCGATCCGGGGGCACGAGCGGATGGTGCGCTTCCCCGACCCGCAGGACCATCCGGACACCGTGGCGGAGCTGCGGCACCGGCTCTGGTCGGCCCGTCCGGAGGGGGCCGTCCCGCCGGTGGTCTTCGCCGGCTACGCCCGTCCGCTGCTGCGCAACGACCCCCGGCACCGGGCCGCGCTGGCCGGGCGGGCGCCCGGTCCCGCCGCCCTGCTGGGCCGGGCGATGGACGTGCCCCGGACCACTGTCGCGGTGCCGCTGGGGCCGGCCCCGGGGCGCAACCTGGCCGTGCTCGGCCCCGGCCCGGAGGCGGCCCGGCTCCTGGCCACTGCGGCGCGCAGCACGGCCGCCCACCACCCGCCGGGGAGCGCCCGCTTCGTGCTCGCCGCGCCGGACGACGACTGCCGGCCGCTGGTCGACGCGTTGGCCGCCGAGCTGGCCGGGCGGCACCCGGTCGAGACGGTGGACGCCGCCGGCCTGCTCGCCGCCGTGGACGACGCCGGTCCCGCCTACCTGGTGGTCTTCGGCCTGGACGTGCCGTCACCGGAGCAGTTGCCCCCGGAACGGCTGCGCGCGCTGCTGCGCGAGGGCCCGGCCGCCGGCCGGCACCTGCTCGGCCGCTGGCGCACGGCGCCGTCGTTCGCGGCGCTGCTGGAGCCCGACGGTGAGGTGGACAAGCTCGCGGCGGTGGCCGTGGTGGATCTGCCCGGCGCGCAGCTCGCGTCGGTCTTCGGCCGGCCGGTCGAGTGGCGGCCCCGGCCCGGCCGGGCGGTGCTCTGGGACTCGCCCGGCGAGCGGGGTGTCGTGCTGGTTCCTTTCGCCGACGAGGGAGAGCCGGCATGA
- the folE gene encoding GTP cyclohydrolase I FolE: MAVSATEPDGDDALDYVAARLISGKLTGGPVEETVDLGRIEKAVREILVAVGEDPDRDGLQQTPARVARAYAELFAGLRVDPAQVLSTTFEANHQELVLVRDIDVMSLCEHHLLPFRGSAHIGYIPGPDGRITGLSKLARLVEVFARRPQVQERLTSQIADLLMERLAPRGVVVVLECEHMCMAMRGIQKSGAQTITSAVRGTLQNDAKSRAEAMALIIPR; encoded by the coding sequence CTGGCCGTCTCCGCGACCGAGCCCGACGGCGACGACGCCCTCGACTACGTGGCCGCGCGCCTGATCAGCGGCAAGCTCACCGGTGGGCCCGTCGAGGAGACCGTGGACCTCGGGCGGATCGAGAAGGCGGTCCGCGAGATCCTCGTCGCCGTCGGGGAGGATCCCGACCGCGACGGTCTCCAGCAGACCCCGGCCCGGGTGGCCCGCGCCTACGCCGAGCTCTTCGCCGGCCTGCGGGTCGACCCGGCCCAGGTGCTCAGCACCACCTTCGAGGCCAACCACCAGGAGTTGGTGCTCGTCCGCGACATCGACGTGATGAGCCTGTGCGAGCACCACCTGCTGCCGTTCCGGGGCAGCGCCCACATCGGCTACATCCCCGGGCCGGACGGCCGGATCACCGGCCTGTCCAAGCTGGCCCGGCTGGTCGAGGTCTTCGCCCGCCGACCCCAGGTCCAGGAGCGGCTCACCTCGCAGATCGCCGACCTGCTGATGGAGCGGCTCGCGCCGCGCGGCGTGGTGGTGGTGCTCGAGTGCGAGCACATGTGCATGGCGATGCGCGGCATCCAGAAGTCGGGTGCCCAGACGATCACCTCTGCCGTGCGGGGCACCCTCCAGAACGACGCCAAGTCGCGCGCCGAGGCGATGGCGCTGATCATCCCCCGCTGA
- the ftsH gene encoding ATP-dependent zinc metalloprotease FtsH — protein MERTRFFRRPVVWIILVILGAVVLSQLFTAGPSYHRVDTSVALDQLNTAKIKKVIFQDKEQTLQLDLAEKTKFGDTTTDRIEAQFPYEVGDEVWNEVLEAKANNRVTGPADAKVSSDSIWVSLLVNLLPIALLVLLLLFFMSQMQGGGSRVLNFGKSKAKMITKDTPKTTFADVAGAEEAVEELHEIKDFLQNPAKYQALGAKIPKGVLLFGPPGTGKTLLARAVAGEAGVPFYSISGSDFVEMFVGVGASRVRDLFEQAKANAPAIVFVDEIDAVGRHRGAGMGGGHDEREQTLNQLLVEMDGFDTKGGVILIAATNRPDILDPALLRPGRFDRQIPVDAPDMEGRKAILRVHAKGKPFTPDVDLDSVARRTPGFSGADLANVINEAALLTARKDQRAITNDSLEESIDRVIAGPQRRTRVMSDQEKKITAYHEGGHALVAWALPHAAPVHKVTILSRGRSLGHTLVLPTEDKYTQTRAEMVDTLAYALGGRAAEELVFHEPTTGAGNDIEKATQLARAMITQYGMSSKLGAIKYGTSGDEPFLGRNMGHERDYSDAVAAEIDGEMRALIELAHDEAWEILVEYRDVLDNIVLELMEKETLSTADMARICARVAKRPPMAPYNGFGKRQPSTEPPVLTPAEKEALKVQAQADGAQATVGGTTSSSSSNNSDGTH, from the coding sequence ATGGAACGTACGCGTTTCTTCCGCCGACCGGTGGTCTGGATCATCCTGGTCATCCTCGGCGCCGTTGTGCTCAGTCAACTGTTCACCGCTGGTCCCAGCTACCACCGGGTGGACACTTCCGTTGCGCTCGACCAGCTCAACACCGCCAAGATCAAGAAGGTCATCTTCCAGGACAAGGAGCAGACGCTCCAGCTCGACCTGGCCGAGAAGACCAAGTTCGGTGACACCACCACCGACCGGATCGAGGCGCAGTTCCCCTACGAGGTCGGCGACGAGGTCTGGAACGAGGTCCTCGAGGCCAAGGCGAACAACCGGGTCACCGGCCCGGCCGACGCCAAGGTGTCGTCCGACAGCATCTGGGTGAGCCTGCTGGTCAACCTGCTTCCGATCGCCCTGCTGGTGCTCCTGCTGCTCTTCTTCATGTCGCAGATGCAGGGCGGCGGCTCCCGGGTGCTCAACTTCGGCAAGTCCAAGGCGAAGATGATCACCAAGGACACGCCGAAGACCACGTTCGCGGACGTGGCCGGCGCCGAGGAGGCCGTCGAGGAGCTGCACGAGATCAAGGACTTCCTGCAGAACCCGGCGAAGTACCAGGCGCTGGGCGCCAAGATCCCGAAGGGCGTACTGCTCTTCGGCCCGCCCGGAACCGGCAAGACGCTGCTGGCCCGCGCGGTCGCCGGCGAGGCCGGGGTGCCGTTCTACTCGATCTCCGGCTCGGACTTCGTCGAGATGTTCGTCGGTGTCGGCGCCAGCCGGGTCCGTGACCTCTTCGAGCAGGCCAAGGCGAACGCCCCGGCGATCGTCTTCGTCGACGAGATCGACGCCGTCGGCCGGCACCGTGGCGCCGGCATGGGCGGCGGCCACGACGAGCGCGAGCAGACCCTGAACCAGCTGCTCGTCGAGATGGACGGCTTCGACACCAAGGGCGGGGTCATCCTGATCGCCGCCACCAACCGGCCGGACATCCTCGACCCGGCGCTGCTGCGCCCGGGCCGCTTCGACCGGCAGATCCCGGTGGACGCCCCCGACATGGAGGGCCGCAAGGCGATCCTGCGGGTGCACGCCAAGGGCAAGCCGTTCACCCCCGACGTCGACCTCGACTCGGTGGCCCGGCGCACCCCGGGCTTCAGCGGCGCCGACCTGGCCAACGTGATCAACGAGGCCGCCCTGCTCACCGCCCGTAAGGACCAGCGGGCGATCACCAACGACTCCCTCGAGGAGTCGATCGACCGGGTGATCGCCGGCCCGCAGCGCCGCACCCGGGTGATGAGCGACCAGGAGAAGAAGATCACCGCGTACCACGAGGGTGGGCACGCGCTGGTCGCCTGGGCGCTGCCGCACGCCGCGCCGGTGCACAAGGTGACGATCCTGTCCCGCGGCCGCTCGCTGGGCCACACCCTGGTGCTCCCCACCGAAGACAAGTACACCCAGACCCGGGCCGAGATGGTCGACACCCTGGCGTACGCGCTGGGTGGGCGGGCCGCCGAGGAACTCGTCTTCCACGAGCCGACCACCGGGGCCGGCAACGACATCGAGAAGGCCACCCAGCTGGCCCGCGCGATGATCACCCAGTACGGCATGAGCTCCAAGCTCGGCGCGATCAAGTACGGCACCAGCGGCGACGAGCCGTTCCTCGGCCGCAACATGGGCCACGAGCGGGACTACTCCGACGCCGTCGCCGCCGAGATCGACGGCGAGATGCGGGCGCTGATCGAGCTGGCGCACGACGAGGCCTGGGAGATCCTGGTGGAATACCGGGACGTCCTGGACAACATCGTGCTGGAGCTGATGGAGAAGGAGACCCTCTCCACCGCCGACATGGCCCGGATCTGCGCCCGGGTGGCCAAGCGGCCGCCGATGGCGCCGTACAACGGCTTCGGCAAGCGTCAGCCCTCCACCGAACCGCCGGTGCTCACGCCGGCGGAGAAGGAGGCGCTGAAGGTGCAGGCGCAGGCCGACGGCGCCCAGGCGACGGTCGGCGGCACCACGTCGAGCAGCTCCTCGAACAACTCGGACGGTACGCACTGA
- a CDS encoding MFS transporter, with translation MARARARLAAFLLTLGVLAGATIGWPALGAAPASAAPLTTRAAADLCTTQEWQADFRACVAKLKDVSAARAECLEPPTPGAPDAGLAGWFASSPPQSASGGVTGRYSLYGYAGYSYTTYDIGCASTVLHPDYKFTTTVANGEFMVATAVIGASNALRERAWDPRSMWGWADPLVDQATKAVYQKVFSVFGIVTLCVVGLYLLWRSRQSDMSNAMTTAGWALLVMVAVTALAAWPVKSANIADGTLVTTLGVVHDAVGPQAKEPAPGRCIDPDPSRCEDKRPPAVRASDTATESMLYRNWLRGILGSADSETAKKYGPALYDARSLTWGEIQSIRANPATRQTTIEAKQQQWMKVAEQIKEEDPEAYEYLQGVRDMDRVGAGFIAVLAAVLFAMFDLTASLLVLLGFLIFRWAVIAAPILGTVGLLRPASAGLRRLGNAVVAAVFNIAIFGTGAAIYLFAVDLIMSTPTLPGWLQVVLVWLCGVVGWLLLRPYRRITQLGGKDSSEAVSSAGSWHRRFFRDMRTAARLDVAEPGGTAEPAMGRRRAVVAERSTLRPEARREDPSHAPTGDGQERQRPDGREQAADAPETAERETSRPVAPRPRRRQSATWTEPDVPDENPSFVIYRPGSAEREPERPAPRIRSEAR, from the coding sequence ATGGCGCGGGCCCGGGCACGGCTGGCGGCGTTCCTGCTCACGCTCGGCGTACTCGCCGGGGCCACGATCGGCTGGCCGGCCCTCGGCGCGGCGCCGGCCTCAGCGGCGCCGCTGACGACCCGGGCGGCAGCCGACCTCTGCACGACGCAGGAGTGGCAGGCCGACTTCCGCGCCTGCGTCGCCAAGCTCAAGGACGTGTCGGCAGCACGGGCGGAATGCCTTGAACCGCCGACACCCGGCGCACCTGACGCAGGTCTGGCAGGGTGGTTCGCCAGCTCACCACCGCAGTCCGCGTCCGGCGGCGTCACCGGCCGATACAGCCTCTACGGATACGCCGGCTACAGCTACACCACCTACGACATCGGCTGCGCGTCAACAGTGCTGCATCCGGACTACAAGTTCACCACCACTGTCGCCAACGGCGAATTCATGGTGGCTACTGCAGTCATCGGTGCGTCGAATGCACTGCGGGAGCGCGCATGGGATCCACGGTCGATGTGGGGCTGGGCGGACCCGCTGGTGGACCAGGCGACCAAGGCTGTCTACCAGAAGGTGTTCAGCGTCTTCGGCATCGTCACGCTCTGCGTGGTCGGTCTCTACCTGCTATGGCGATCCCGCCAGTCGGACATGAGCAACGCGATGACCACGGCGGGCTGGGCGCTGCTGGTGATGGTGGCGGTGACCGCCCTGGCCGCGTGGCCGGTCAAGTCGGCGAACATCGCCGACGGCACCCTCGTCACGACACTCGGCGTGGTGCACGACGCCGTCGGTCCGCAGGCAAAGGAGCCTGCGCCGGGTCGGTGCATCGATCCCGACCCCAGTCGCTGCGAGGACAAGCGTCCCCCCGCCGTCCGGGCCAGCGATACCGCCACTGAGTCGATGCTGTACCGGAATTGGCTTCGAGGAATTCTGGGATCAGCCGACAGTGAGACCGCGAAGAAGTACGGTCCGGCGCTGTACGACGCACGATCGCTGACGTGGGGGGAAATACAGTCGATTCGCGCGAATCCGGCGACGCGTCAGACCACGATCGAGGCGAAGCAGCAGCAATGGATGAAGGTTGCGGAGCAGATCAAGGAGGAGGATCCGGAGGCGTACGAGTACCTCCAGGGTGTCCGGGACATGGACCGGGTCGGAGCCGGGTTCATCGCGGTGCTCGCCGCCGTGCTCTTCGCGATGTTCGACCTGACCGCCTCGCTGTTGGTGCTGCTGGGCTTCCTGATCTTCCGCTGGGCGGTGATCGCCGCGCCGATCCTCGGCACCGTGGGCCTGCTGCGGCCGGCCAGCGCGGGGCTGCGCCGGCTGGGGAACGCGGTGGTCGCCGCCGTGTTCAACATCGCCATCTTCGGCACGGGCGCCGCCATCTACCTCTTCGCGGTCGACCTGATCATGAGCACGCCGACGCTTCCCGGCTGGCTCCAGGTGGTGCTGGTCTGGCTCTGCGGCGTGGTCGGCTGGCTGCTCCTGCGCCCCTACCGGCGGATCACCCAACTCGGCGGCAAGGACAGCAGCGAGGCCGTCAGCTCGGCCGGCTCGTGGCACCGGCGCTTCTTCCGGGACATGCGCACCGCCGCCCGGCTCGACGTCGCGGAACCCGGCGGCACGGCCGAGCCGGCGATGGGCCGGCGCCGTGCGGTCGTGGCGGAGAGGAGCACCCTGCGGCCCGAGGCCCGGCGGGAGGATCCCTCGCACGCCCCCACCGGCGACGGCCAGGAACGGCAGCGACCCGACGGCCGCGAGCAGGCCGCTGACGCTCCGGAGACCGCGGAGCGGGAGACCTCGCGTCCCGTCGCGCCTCGCCCTCGCCGCCGACAGTCGGCCACCTGGACGGAGCCGGACGTGCCCGACGAGAACCCGTCGTTCGTCATCTACCGTCCGGGCTCCGCCGAGCGTGAGCCGGAACGGCCCGCTCCGCGGATCCGCTCCGAGGCACGGTGA
- a CDS encoding M23 family metallopeptidase, with amino-acid sequence MNDETRPRPRQLRLGALAAALTATFALLCCTGGAGAFFLTELGGDADERVTSTSLDCTEDFRVDIRGSMPRMSQYGERQLRNAARIIKVGQEMKVPPRGWVIAVATAMQESRLLNLANRTVAESGDLPNEGVGADHDSVGLFQQRASWGTVAQRMTPEYAARKFYEKLLKVPGWERRPLTRAAQAVQISAFPDAYAKHEEVASQIVNALAGGAARTVLVAGKQACDRAAGGEIAASGWTAPVPGGVGSGFRTTSRPGHNGVDIAAPKGTLIRVAATGRVLVARCDPDNRGRLSCNADGWPDKGGCGWFVDVLHAGGFITRYCHMVSKPRVSVGQTVKAGEVIGEVGSSGNSSGPHLHFEVHEDEDRSSRGAIDPVPFMRSRGAPLKGSE; translated from the coding sequence GTGAACGACGAGACCCGACCCCGCCCTCGACAGCTCCGGCTCGGCGCGCTGGCCGCCGCGCTGACCGCGACGTTCGCCCTGTTGTGCTGCACCGGCGGCGCCGGCGCCTTCTTCCTGACGGAGTTGGGCGGCGACGCCGACGAGCGGGTGACGTCGACGAGCCTGGACTGCACGGAGGACTTCCGGGTCGACATTCGGGGCAGCATGCCCCGAATGTCCCAGTACGGTGAGCGCCAACTCCGCAACGCCGCCCGGATCATCAAGGTGGGGCAGGAGATGAAGGTGCCGCCGCGCGGCTGGGTGATCGCCGTGGCGACCGCGATGCAGGAGTCCCGTCTCCTCAACCTTGCAAACCGGACCGTCGCCGAGTCGGGGGACCTGCCCAACGAGGGCGTCGGAGCCGATCACGACTCCGTCGGCCTCTTCCAACAGCGGGCGAGCTGGGGCACCGTCGCGCAGCGCATGACGCCCGAGTACGCGGCCCGGAAGTTCTACGAAAAGCTGCTCAAGGTGCCCGGCTGGGAGCGGAGGCCCCTTACGCGGGCGGCCCAGGCCGTGCAGATCAGCGCCTTCCCGGACGCCTACGCCAAGCACGAGGAAGTCGCCTCGCAGATCGTCAACGCCCTGGCCGGCGGGGCGGCCCGGACCGTGCTGGTCGCCGGGAAGCAGGCGTGCGACCGGGCCGCCGGCGGTGAGATCGCCGCCTCGGGTTGGACGGCCCCCGTACCGGGCGGCGTGGGGTCGGGCTTCCGCACGACGAGCCGGCCTGGGCACAACGGGGTCGACATCGCCGCCCCGAAGGGCACCCTGATCCGGGTCGCGGCCACCGGACGCGTCCTGGTCGCCCGCTGCGACCCCGACAATCGCGGACGGCTCAGCTGCAACGCCGACGGCTGGCCCGACAAGGGCGGCTGCGGCTGGTTCGTCGACGTCCTGCACGCCGGCGGTTTCATCACCCGCTACTGCCACATGGTGAGCAAGCCCCGGGTCTCCGTCGGCCAGACCGTCAAAGCCGGAGAGGTCATCGGCGAGGTGGGCAGCAGCGGCAACTCGTCCGGCCCGCACCTGCACTTCGAGGTGCACGAGGACGAGGATCGCAGCAGCCGGGGCGCGATCGACCCGGTGCCGTTCATGCGGTCGCGGGGCGCCCCGCTCAAGGGCTCCGAATGA